The following proteins are co-located in the Primulina tabacum isolate GXHZ01 chromosome 11, ASM2559414v2, whole genome shotgun sequence genome:
- the LOC142518687 gene encoding cyclin-dependent kinase F-4-like isoform X1 — translation MERYNFVEEVGSGSYGNVWKAVSKQSGEVVAIKKLKTKYRSWEQCMNLREVKTLRAMNHSNIIKLKEVILEYGDLYFVFEYMDCNLLQVMNNSRKRFSEPEVRIWCFQVFEGLAHMHQRGYFHRDLKPENLLASKDIIKIADLGMAREIDSHPLFTDYVTTRWYRAPEVLLGSPTYGPPVDMWAMGAIMAELFTLRVLFPGSSEADQLHKISCIIGSPTKNEWPEGLELAKAMNYNFPQVSGVLLSASMPGVSKDAIDLIKSLCSWNPSKRPTAIEALKHPFFQSRCFVRPFLSYSDVLQSSPHPAGIEDHHIIMV, via the exons ATGGAAAG GTACAATTTTGTCGAGGAAGTTGGCAGTGGTTCGTATGGAAATGTTTGGAAGGCTGTGAGTAAGCAATCTGGTGAAGTG GTTGCTATCAAGAAGCTGAAAACAAAATATCGTTCGTGGGAACAGTGCATGAACCTGAGAGAAGTCAAG ACGCTGAGAGCAATGAACCATTCAAATATAATAAAGCTCAAAGAAGTTATCCTGGAATATGGTGacttatattttgtttttgaatacaTG GACTGCAATCTACTTCAAGTGAtgaacaacagccgaaaacgaTTTTCTGAACCTGAAGTGAGAATATGGTGCTTCCAAGTATTTGAAGGTCTTGCACACATGCATCAACGTGGATACTTCCATCGTGACCTCAAGCCAG AAAACTTGTTGGCATCAAAAGATATCATAAAAATTGCAGATCTTGGTATGGCCCGTGAGATTGATTCTCACCCTCTATTTACAGATTATGTCACAACACGCTG GTATCGGGCCCCTGAAGTTCTACTCGGTTCTCCAACTTACGGTCCGCCAGTCG ACATGTGGGCTATGGGTGCTATAATGGCTGAACTGTTTACTCTTCGCGTTTTGTTTCCGGGCTCAAG TGAAGCAGACCAACTTCATAAAATAAGTTGCATAATAGGGAGTCCGACCAAGAATGAATGGCCGGAGGGCCTTGAACTCGCCAAAGCCATGAATTACAACTTTCCGCAG GTTTCCGGTGTCCTCCTTTCGGCATCGATGCCGGGTGTTAGCAAGGACGCGATTGATCTTATTAAA TCTCTTTGTTCTTGGAATCCATCCAAGAGGCCGACGGCGATAGAGGCTCTCAAACACCCTTTTTTCCAG AGTCGCTGCTTCGTCCGACCATTTTTAAGCTATTCAGATGTTCTTCAAAGTTCACCTCATCCCGCGGGTATTGAAGACCACCACATTATCATGGTGTAG
- the LOC142518687 gene encoding cyclin-dependent kinase F-4-like isoform X2: MERYNFVEEVGSGSYGNVWKAVSKQSGEVVAIKKLKTKYRSWEQCMNLREVKTLRAMNHSNIIKLKEVILEYGDLYFVFEYMDCNLLQVMNNSRKRFSEPEVRIWCFQVFEGLAHMHQRGYFHRDLKPENLLASKDIIKIADLGMAREIDSHPLFTDYVTTRWYRAPEVLLGSPTYGPPVDMWAMGAIMAELFTLRVLFPGSSEADQLHKISCIIGSPTKNEWPEGLELAKAMNYNFPQVSGVLLSASMPGVSKDAIDLIKSLCSWNPSKRPTAIEALKHPFFQV; encoded by the exons ATGGAAAG GTACAATTTTGTCGAGGAAGTTGGCAGTGGTTCGTATGGAAATGTTTGGAAGGCTGTGAGTAAGCAATCTGGTGAAGTG GTTGCTATCAAGAAGCTGAAAACAAAATATCGTTCGTGGGAACAGTGCATGAACCTGAGAGAAGTCAAG ACGCTGAGAGCAATGAACCATTCAAATATAATAAAGCTCAAAGAAGTTATCCTGGAATATGGTGacttatattttgtttttgaatacaTG GACTGCAATCTACTTCAAGTGAtgaacaacagccgaaaacgaTTTTCTGAACCTGAAGTGAGAATATGGTGCTTCCAAGTATTTGAAGGTCTTGCACACATGCATCAACGTGGATACTTCCATCGTGACCTCAAGCCAG AAAACTTGTTGGCATCAAAAGATATCATAAAAATTGCAGATCTTGGTATGGCCCGTGAGATTGATTCTCACCCTCTATTTACAGATTATGTCACAACACGCTG GTATCGGGCCCCTGAAGTTCTACTCGGTTCTCCAACTTACGGTCCGCCAGTCG ACATGTGGGCTATGGGTGCTATAATGGCTGAACTGTTTACTCTTCGCGTTTTGTTTCCGGGCTCAAG TGAAGCAGACCAACTTCATAAAATAAGTTGCATAATAGGGAGTCCGACCAAGAATGAATGGCCGGAGGGCCTTGAACTCGCCAAAGCCATGAATTACAACTTTCCGCAG GTTTCCGGTGTCCTCCTTTCGGCATCGATGCCGGGTGTTAGCAAGGACGCGATTGATCTTATTAAA TCTCTTTGTTCTTGGAATCCATCCAAGAGGCCGACGGCGATAGAGGCTCTCAAACACCCTTTTTTCCAGGTTTag
- the LOC142518849 gene encoding LL-diaminopimelate aminotransferase, chloroplastic-like → MSAIQQNLSTSMASPASSFIAHYSFENIKSTSISIPGKFKVAVKCVATPERTAYKTKVSRNENMAKLQAGYLFPEIARRKAAHMLKHPEAQVISLGIGDTTEPIPEVITSAMSKRSYGLSTVEGYSGYGAEQGEKQLRAAIAATYYADLGLEEGDIFVSDGAKSDISRLQVLFGSKVTISVQDPSYPAYVDSSVILGQTGQFQKDIEQFEKIEYMKCTPENGFFPDLSTVGRTDVIFFCSPNNPTGYAASRDQLTRLVQFAKENGSIIVYDSAYAMYVSDDSPRSIFEIPGAKEVALEVSSFSKYAGFTGVRLGWTAVPKELLYSDGFPVAKDFNRIVCTCFNGASNIAQGGGVACVSPEGIKAMHEVVGFYKENTGIIVDTFDSLGFKVYGGKNAPYVWVHFPGQSSWEVFSEILEKTDVVVTPGSGFGPGGEGFIRVSAFGHRENVLEACKRFKQLYK, encoded by the exons ATGTCTGCAATTCAACAGAATCTTTCCACATCCATGGCCTCTCCGGCCTCCAGTTTCATCGCTCATTACAGCTTCGAGAACATCAA GTCCACGAGTATTTCGATTCCTGGAAAATTTAAAGTGGCCGTTAAATGTGTTGCCACACCTGAGAGAACAG CTTACAAGACGAAAGTATCTCGGAACGAAAACATGGCTAAACTTCAAGCTGGCTACCTCTTCCCGGAG ATTGCCAGAAGGAAAGCTGCACACATGTTGAAACATCCTGAAGCCCAAGTAATCAGCCTTGGAATTGGGGACACCACCGAGCCCATTCCCGAAGTTATAACTTCTGCAATGTCAAAG AGATCATATGGGTTGTCAACTGTAGAAGGTTACAGTGGTTACGGAGCTGAACAAGGAGAAAAA CAATTGAGAGCTGCCATTGCTGCAACCTATTATGCAGACCTTGGATTAGAGGAAGGTGATATTTTTGTCTCTGACGGCGCAAAAAGTGACATTTCTCGCCTTCAG GTTCTTTTTGGATCTAAGGTGACGATATCCGTTCAAGATCCATCATACCCG GCATATGTGGATTCAAGCGTGATTTTGGGTCAGACTGGGCAATTTCAGAAGGACATTGAGCAGTTTGAAAAAATTGAATACATGAAATGCACCCCAGAAAATGGTTTTTTCCCTGATTTATCCACTGTTGGTCGAACCGATGTCATATTTTTCTGTTCACCCAATAATCCGACTGGTTATGCTGCCTCAAGAGACCAGCTGACAAGACTTGTGCAATTTGCTAAAGAAAATGGATCCATCATAGTCTATGACTCTGCTTATGCTATGTATGTATCTGATGATAGTCCAAGATCCATTTTTGAAATTCCTGGAGCTAAAGAG GTTGCGCTCGAAGTTTCTTCCTTTTCCAAGTACGCTGGTTTCACTGGCGTTCGGCTTGGTTGGACTGCAGTTCCAAAAGAGCTCCTGTATTCTGATGGATTTCCTGTGGCGAAAGACTTCAACCGCATCGTCTGTACTTGTTTTAATGGTGCATCTAACATTGCCCAAGGCGGTGGTGTGGCTTGCGTTTCGCCTGAAGGCATTAAG GCCATGCATGAGGTGGTCGGCTTCTACAAGGAAAACACCGGTATCATAGTCGACACGTTTGATTCTCTTGGATTTAAGGTCTACGGAGGTAAAAATGCACCGTACGTTTGGGTACACTTTCCCGGCCAAAGTTCATGGGAAGTCTTCagtgagattcttgagaagaccgATGTTGTTGTCACTCCTGGCAGTGGTTTTGGACCTGGTGGCGAAGGTTTTATCAGAGTGAGTGCCTTTGGGCACAGGGAAAATGTTTTGGAAGCCTGTAAAAGATTCAAGCAGTTGTACAAGTAA